Proteins encoded within one genomic window of Rhinoderma darwinii isolate aRhiDar2 chromosome 5, aRhiDar2.hap1, whole genome shotgun sequence:
- the MIOS gene encoding GATOR2 complex protein MIOS: protein MSGSKPDILWAPHHVDRFVVCDSELILYHIESRVNTNSELKAGSLRLSEETTATLLAINSDTPYMKCVAWYPKYDPECLLAVGQANGRVVLTSLGQDHNSKCKDLIGKEFVPKHARQCNTLAWNLLDSNWLAAGLDKHRADFSVSIWDISSKYTPDATMEKVRLSTGDNETSLVVTKPLYELGQNDACLSLCWLPRDQKLLLAGMHRNLAIFDLRNTNQKMFVNTKAVQGVTVDPHFHDRVASFFEGQVAIWDLRKFEKPVLTLTEQPKPLSKVAWCPTRTGLLATLTRDSNIIRLYDMQHTPTPIGDETEPTIIERSVQPCDNYIASFAWHPTSQNRMVVVTPNRTMSDFTVFERISLAWSPTTSLMWACSRQLYECTEEGKDHSLERDIATKMRLRALSRYGLDTEQVWRNHLLAGNEDPQLKSLWYTLHFMKQYAEDIDQKSTSNKGSLVYAGIKAIVKSSLGTTESVQSSWSGSDHQADVVHYVSEERNLALQLCGWRKKGSDADIGHFLTSLEQEGEWERAAAIALFNLDIRRAIQILNKGASTGKGDLNLNVVAMALSGYTDEKNSLWREMCSSLRNQLSNPYLAVMFAFLTSDPGCYDTVLFECAMAVRDRVAFACLFLNDAQLIKYIDKLTQDMKDVGNLEGIVLTGLTKDGVDLIESYVDRTGDVQTASYCMLQGSPSDVLKDERVQYWIENYRNLLDAWRFWHKRAEFDIHRSKLDPSSKPLAQVFVSCNFCGKSISYSCSSVPHQGRGFSQYGVSGSPTKSKFTSCPGCRKPLPRCALCLINMGNPVSSSPGASKSDEKIDLSKEKKVAQFNNWFTWCHNCRHGGHAGHMMSWFRDHTECPVSACSCKCMQLDTTGNLVPAETAQP from the exons ATGAGCGGGTCCAAACCGGACATCCTGTGGGCCCCCCACCACGTGGACAGGTTTGTGGTGTGTGACTCGGAGCTCATCCTCTATCACATTGAATCCAGGGTCAACACCAACTCTGAACTCAAGGCTGGATCCTTACGACTCTCGGAGGAGACCACCGCTACCCTCTTGGCCATAAACTCGGATACACCTTACATGAAATGCGTCGCTTGGTATCCAAAATATGACCCAGAATGCCTCTTGGCTGTTGGCCAGGCTAACGGTAGAGTGGTGCTCACCAGTCTGGGCCAAGATCACAACTCCAAGTGCAAGGACTTGATTGGTAAGGAGTTTGTCCCTAAACACGCCAGGCAGTGCAACACCCTTGCCTGGAATCTCCTGGATAGCAATTGGCTGGCAGCTGGCCTGGACAAGCACAGAGCTGACTTTTCCGTATCGATCTGGGATATCAGCAGCAAGTACACCCCCGACGCCACCATGGAGAAGGTCCGCCTTTCAACTGGTGACAACGAAACGAGCTTGGTGGTGACTAAGCCCCTGTATGAACTGGGCCAGAACGACGCCTGTCTATCCCTCTGCTGGCTTCCTAGGGACCAGAAGTTGCTCCTGGCCGGGATGCACCGTAACTTGGCCATATTCGACCTCCGAAACACCAACCAGAAAATGTTTGTGAACACCAAAGCTGTGCAGGGGGTGACCGTGGACCCCCACTTCCATGACAGGGTGGCTTCTTTCTTTGAAGGTCAAGTGGCCATTTGGGACCTTAGAAAATTTGAAAAGCCGGTGCTTACTCTTACGGAGCAGCCTAAGCCACTGAGCAAAGTAGCCTGGTGCCCGACAAGGACTGGGTTACTTGCCACCTTAACCCGGGACAGTAATATAATCaggctgtatgatatgcagcACACCCCCACGCCTATCGGGGATGAAACGGAGCCCACTATAATCGAAAGGAGCGTCCAACCTTGTGATAACTACATTGCCTCCTTCGCGTGGCATCCGACCAGTCAGAACCGGATGGTGGTTGTTACCCCTAACAGGACGATGTCCGATTTTACAGTGTTTGAGCGCATTTCTCTGGCCTGGAGCCCTACCACCTCGTTGATGTGGGCGTGCAGTAGGCAGCTGTATGAGTGCACAGAGGAAGGGAAGGACCATTCCCTAGAGAGGGATATCGCCACTAAGATGCGGCTCCGGGCTTTATCGCGGTACGGCCTGGACACGGAGCAGGTGTGGAGAAACCATCTACTGGCGGGGAACGAAGACCCTCAGCTCAAATCTCTCTGGTACACCTTGCACT TTATGAAGCAGTACGCGGAAGACATAGACCAGAAATCTACAAGCAACAAAGGATCGTTGGTTTATGCTGGGATTAAGGCAATAGTGAAATCTTCACTGG GAACTACAGAAAGTGTCCAGAGCAGCTGGAGCGGCTCTGACCACCAAGCGGATGTGGTTCATTACGTCAGCGAGGAGCGGAATTTGGCGCTGCAGCTTTGTGGTTGGAGAAAGAAAGGATCCGATGCGGATATTGGACATTTTCTGACCTCGTTGGAACAGGAAGGCGAATGGGAGAGAGCAGCGGCAATTGCGTTGTTTAACCTTGATATCCGTCGTGCCATCCAGATCCTGAATAAGGGGGCGTCCACAGGGAAAG GAGATCTGAATCTCAATGTTGTAGCAATGGCGCTCTCCGGATATACAGATGAAAAGAATTCCCTCTGGAGAGAAATGTGCAGCTCCCTCCGAAATCAGCTGAGTAACCCGTACCTTGCCGTCATGTTTGCTTTCCTCACCAGTGACCCTGGCTGCTACGACACCGTTCTG tttgaatgCGCCATGGCAGTGAGAGATCGGGTGGCCTTCGCGTGCTTGTTCCTTAATGACGCTCAG TTAATTAAATACATTGACAAGCTGACCCAGGACATGAAGGATGTTGGGAACCTCGAGGGGATAGTCCTGACTGGACTGACTAAGGATGGAGTGGACCTGATTGAGAGTTATGTGGATAGAACAGGAGATGTACAGACGGCGAGTTACTGCATGCTGCAG GGATCTCCGTCTGATGTGCTGAAGGACGAGCGAGTCCAATACTGGATAGAAAACTATAGGAACTTGCTGGATGCCTGGAGGTTTTGGCATAAAAGAGCAGAGTTTGATATCCACCGGAGTAAACTGGATCCCAGCTCCAAGCCTCTCGCACAG GTATTTGTGAGCTGTAATTTCTGTGGGAAATCGATCTCTTACAGCTGCTCGTCTGTACCGCACCAGGGACGAGGGTTCAGTCAGTACGGAGTCAGTGGGTCACCAACCAAGTCAAAGTTCACCAGTTGCCCTGGGTGCCGAAAGCCCCTTCCACGCTGCGCTCTTTGTCTCATTAACATGGGTAATCCAGTATCTAGTAGTCCAG GAGCATCAAAGTCTGATGAGAAGATAGACCTCAGCAAGGAGAAGAAGGTGGCTCAGTTTAACAACTGGTTCACGTGGTGCCACAACTGTCGACATGGTGGTCACGCCGGGCACATGATGAGCTGGTTCAG GGATCACACAGAGTGCCCGGTGTCGGCGTGTTCCTGTAAGTGTATGCAGCTGGATACAACAGGCAATCTGGTTCCCGCCGAGACTGCACAGCCGTAA
- the RPA3 gene encoding replication protein A 14 kDa subunit has product MADLYEVPRVRINTSMLAQYMGQPVCFVGRVEKVHPTGTSFILSDGAGKNATVELTDPLDEELSGVIEVVGKVTQKATIMGVSYVPFKEDVASFDLGLYDEALKIIHEFPQYYPFGQKGME; this is encoded by the exons ATGGCAGATCTATATGAAGTGCCGCGGGTTCGGATTAACACCAGCATGTTGGCGCAGTACATGGGACAGCCAGTGTGCTTTGTGGGCCGGGTGGAGAAG GTTCACCCTACAGGGACGTCGTTCATCCTCTCTGATGGAGCGGGGAAGAACGCCACCGTAGAATTAACAGATCCA CTTGACGAAGAATTATCTGGTGTGATTGAAGTTGTTGGTAAAGTTACCCAGAAAGCGACAATAATGGGGGTGTCCTATGTCCCTTTTAAAGAAGACGTCGCCTCTTTTG ATCTTGGCTTGTATGATGAAGCCTTGAAGATAATTCATGAATTTCCTCAATATTATCCCTTTGGACAGAAAGGCATGGAATAA